A genomic stretch from Vibrio algarum includes:
- a CDS encoding uracil-xanthine permease family protein, translated as MTNVLMGAQMLFVAFGALVLVPLLTGLDPNVALFGAGVGTLIFQLVTKRSVPIFLASSFAFIAPIMYGVQTWGIAGTMSGLMAAGVMYIILGAVIKAKGVEIIHKLLPPVVVGPVIMVIGLGLAPVAVNMALGRTGDGTQLVDADAALWISSLSLLSVIGISVFAKGFMKLLPIFGGIFVGYAVSLMFGVVDFSPVTEAAWISLPNFVAPEFNINAILFMIPVAIAPAVEHVGDMLAISNVTGKDYLKKPGLHRTIMGDGIATMAASMVGAPPNTTYSEVTGAVMLTKAYNPVIMTWAAVTAIVLALVGKLGAILQTIPMPVMGGIMILLFGSIATVGLNTLIKNNVDLHKSRNLAIVAVTLVFGIGGMAFGIGEFSLQGVSLCGIVAIILNLVLPHDLGENHVVDNAQIEDEA; from the coding sequence GTTTGGTGCTGGCGTCGGCACCCTTATTTTTCAACTTGTCACTAAACGCTCAGTTCCCATTTTTTTAGCCTCTTCTTTTGCGTTTATTGCTCCAATTATGTACGGGGTTCAAACATGGGGTATTGCGGGCACAATGAGCGGTCTTATGGCTGCTGGTGTTATGTATATTATTTTGGGTGCGGTCATTAAAGCTAAAGGTGTCGAGATCATCCATAAGCTGCTTCCACCGGTCGTTGTGGGTCCAGTAATAATGGTCATTGGCTTAGGCTTGGCTCCAGTTGCCGTTAATATGGCATTGGGCAGAACAGGCGATGGTACTCAATTAGTGGATGCTGACGCAGCGTTATGGATCTCTAGCTTATCGTTATTGTCCGTTATTGGCATTAGCGTATTTGCAAAAGGCTTTATGAAGTTGCTGCCTATTTTTGGTGGTATCTTTGTTGGGTATGCTGTAAGTTTGATGTTTGGTGTTGTCGATTTTAGCCCTGTAACAGAAGCTGCTTGGATTTCATTACCTAACTTTGTTGCACCTGAATTCAACATTAATGCCATCTTATTCATGATTCCAGTTGCGATTGCACCTGCCGTTGAACACGTGGGCGACATGCTGGCAATCTCAAATGTTACAGGTAAAGACTACCTTAAAAAACCAGGCCTTCATCGCACAATAATGGGCGATGGCATTGCGACGATGGCAGCATCTATGGTTGGTGCTCCACCAAACACAACTTATAGTGAAGTTACAGGTGCCGTTATGCTCACCAAGGCTTATAACCCTGTGATCATGACTTGGGCTGCTGTTACCGCTATCGTTCTTGCTTTAGTTGGTAAACTAGGTGCAATTCTACAAACGATTCCTATGCCTGTTATGGGTGGTATCATGATCCTTCTGTTCGGTTCTATCGCTACCGTAGGTTTGAATACTCTTATTAAGAATAACGTCGATTTACATAAGTCACGCAACCTAGCGATTGTTGCAGTGACATTAGTGTTCGGTATTGGTGGCATGGCTTTCGGTATCGGTGAATTCAGCCTTCAAGGTGTAAGCCTTTGTGGTATCGTGGCAATCATTCTTAACTTAGTCCTACCACATGATCTTGGTGAAAACCACGTAGTGGATAATGCTCAAATAGAAGATGAAGCCTAG